A region of the Polaribacter sp. L3A8 genome:
ATAGAGTAGATAAGTTTCTTGTAAAAAGTTTGATTAATGTTGCTGAAAAATTAGAAAAAGAAGGTTTAAGAGACAAAGATATTATTCATAAATTGATAATGCGTTCTTTGTTTTTATTGTATCTAGAAGATAAAGCAGCTACTACAAAAGAATTTTATAAATCTTTTGATAAGAATGCAATTACTTATTTTGATATTCTTAAAAACCCTGAAGCAACATATAATTTATTTGAAAGATTAGCAAGTGATTTTAATGGTAGCTTATTTACAATTATTGATAAAGAAAAAGATATTGTAAACTCAAATCATTTAAAGTTAATAGAAGAATGTTTTAGAAATGGTTATATAGATAGTAATCAAACTGTTTTTTTTAAAGATTGGCGATTATTTGATTTTAAAATTATAAGAATTGAACTATTAAGTGAAATTTATGAAAATTTTTTATCTGAATTAGATCAAAAAGGCAAGAAAGATTCAGGAACTTTTTACACTCCACCGTCTTTGGTTGAACTAATTTTAAATGAAAAGTTACCTATAAAAAATAATGAAACAAAATATAATGTAAAAACACTTGACCCTAGTTGTGGTTCAGGAATTTTTTTGGTTCAAACTTTTAAAAGGTTAGTAAAACGTTATGAAAATCAACATAAAAAGAAACTTACTGATTTTAATATTTTAACTGAAATTTTAAAAAATAATATTTTTGGTATTGAAATAGACGAAAAATCAATTAAAGTTGCTGCTTTTAGTTTGTATCTAGCTTTATTAGATAATCTTGATCCGAAAACTGGTTGGTGGAATGGGAATATTATATTTCCATATTTAATAAATGACCCTGAAAATAAAAATGAAGTTACACAAGGAAAAAATCTTTTTATAAGAGATACCATTTCTAATTTTGAAATTGAAGAACTACAAAATTTTCAATTGATTGTAGGAAACCCACCATTTGGAAAACTAATTTCTCCAGAAAAAGATATAAATAATTTACAAAAAAGCATAAGAGCTTATTGTAATGAAGAAAATTTTGGAAAAGAAATGGTTTTACCATTTATGCACAAAGCAACAATTTTAGCACCAAAAGGAGAAATTGCTCTAATTTTTAATACCAAGGTTTTAACAAATACAGGAAGAACCTATCAAAACTTTAGAAAGTGGTTGTTCAGTGATAACTATGTAGAAAAAGTTTACAATTTTTCTATTTTAAGGAAAGTTCCCGAAAATTCTGGCGGACAATTATTCGGTTCAGCAGTTGGGCCTATCAGCATTATTTTTTATCAAAAAGAAGAACCAAAAAATCCAAAAGAAACAATTAGTTATTATGCACCTAAAACCTTTATAAAAAATTCAGTATTAGAAGGAGTAATCATAGATTCTTCTGATGAAAAACATTTACCAAGAGTTGAATGCGAAAAAAAAGATACCAAAATCTGGAAAATTGCAATGTGGGGAAGTTATTCTGATTTTGAATTGATTAAAAATATCGAATCGAAATATAAGACATTAGAAGAGTACATTGAAATAAATAAAAAAAATTGGATAAAAGGAAGCGGGTTACATTCCCCCTCAAAAAAGCAAATTGAACAAAAGAAGTTTTTTTCACCTAAAAAAACGATTAAGACTGGTTTAATTGATAAATATTATACATCTAAGAATGCACTAATTCCTAA
Encoded here:
- a CDS encoding HsdM family class I SAM-dependent methyltransferase: MKKSIINNLDIIDFAEKSEVFDIDIFDIKKIGIVEVYGNEKQPALFLKEVNSFDENTLKVIAKIQHDCWNFQKVLFLYVYTKTEIRIYNCSKKPFGYDKNTLNVNLEKELQKLELFSCKQTDKEKLKTLNTLFSRIAIDTGFIWSALEAKEIRDKLNLQNRVDKFLVKSLINVAEKLEKEGLRDKDIIHKLIMRSLFLLYLEDKAATTKEFYKSFDKNAITYFDILKNPEATYNLFERLASDFNGSLFTIIDKEKDIVNSNHLKLIEECFRNGYIDSNQTVFFKDWRLFDFKIIRIELLSEIYENFLSELDQKGKKDSGTFYTPPSLVELILNEKLPIKNNETKYNVKTLDPSCGSGIFLVQTFKRLVKRYENQHKKKLTDFNILTEILKNNIFGIEIDEKSIKVAAFSLYLALLDNLDPKTGWWNGNIIFPYLINDPENKNEVTQGKNLFIRDTISNFEIEELQNFQLIVGNPPFGKLISPEKDINNLQKSIRAYCNEENFGKEMVLPFMHKATILAPKGEIALIFNTKVLTNTGRTYQNFRKWLFSDNYVEKVYNFSILRKVPENSGGQLFGSAVGPISIIFYQKEEPKNPKETISYYAPKTFIKNSVLEGVIIDSSDEKHLPRVECEKKDTKIWKIAMWGSYSDFELIKNIESKYKTLEEYIEINKKNWIKGSGLHSPSKKQIEQKKFFSPKKTIKTGLIDKYYTSKNALIPNSKIFRPTNELLYKSPFLVVKEGQKEKEYCSSIIDFDCYHMSFSIVHKDISVLKVLSSFINSTFSNYYLSLSSSSWGIERERVQSNEMLQLPAIIENLENQNVLKLSSKVDEIIATKKSNKLIQNTSQVQEEIDQIIYNDVLKLSKDEQIIINDTLNYSLDLFEKQAKSDAVKPIVKINHFTNRLTKDINEWLDDDNLKISATHYTITVNCPLYLIKLSFGNKQKETVLSDENIYDELKKLNQKLWREESQNLYFRKKVNYYDGDNVYIIKPNQRRFWSETCAMEDSQTLLAEILNMEK